In Glycine max cultivar Williams 82 chromosome 10, Glycine_max_v4.0, whole genome shotgun sequence, the DNA window tggattttttcttctaatagcACCATTCAAGGTATGGCTGACAGTATGATTCCCAAGTTTGAGAAGTAGTGGGGCATGATCAATGGGGTGATGGCAATAGGGGTTATTTTGGACCCTAGGTTGAAAATGAAGttgctaaattattttttccctcTCATGTATGGAAGTGAAAGCacaaatcaattcaataagatgacaaaattattagaaaatttgGTTTCTGAATATCAATCTAGGGAAAAGAGGACTACTTCTATTTCCACTTCATCTTCAATAGTGTCTGGTTTGGATAATAATGGTGGAAAGGTTGATTGGAGTTCtgactttttaaaatatgttcaagaaactTCTTCTGGTGATTGTGTTAAATCTAAATTGGATTTATACTTGGAGGAGCCTGTATTgtttaatcaatcaaatattAGTAACTTTGACATTTTGGGATATTGGAAAAACATTGGACTCAAGTATCCTACTTTGCAAAGGATTGCTAACGACTTTCTAGCTATTCCTATCTCAACGGTTGCTTCAGAGTCTGCATTTAGCATTGGTGGACAGTTTATGACTCCACATCGTAGTAaattaaatgaagacattgttgaGGCATTGATGTGCTCTTAAGATTGGTTGCGTAATGAGATTGAaggtaataaatttaattttacttgtaaatttttcttctaagcaattaatttattttaatgattgtATAATTGTGTCATTAGGTTCCTTAAAATCAAAGATGGAATTTTTCTCAATAGTTGACTATGCAGACACAACAACGCCAAcggtatgaaaattttattatattaattcatgacttttttatattttctaaacacATATTTAGATGTTTCATTGTGTAGGTTTGATGTTGAAGATGTTTCATTGCACTTGGATGAAAGTATGAAGACTTGATTCAGTATGATGATGTTAATTTATTGTATGAAGACTTGTAATGTTatgctaattttattattttattgtgtaATACTTTAACATTAATGTGTACTTGGATATTTCTTAGATGCTTTTATGCTTGTGTGatgttattactattattattgatttattttggtatttttagtTAGGGGTGTTCGTGGTGCGGTTTGggcggttttttttttcaaaattacgtCTGaaccaaacaataaattaacatGCAGTTTGGTtcggtttggatttttttttaaaaataaaatccaaaccaaaccaaaccaatctATGCGGTGCGGTTTGggcggttttttttttttttaaaattataaaatcttgtttataatcataataaaaattaacatgttGTAGATCTAAATATtccttaagaaaataaagtataaaaacataaaacagtCAAATAATTCAAGTAATTCATAAAAATCTGCTACAACAATAATTCaagtaaaacataaaaacatatgaATAATGATTCCAATCTTCCAATTCTTCATCCTTAGTCTCCAATAATTGCATGTCAAACAATCCAAGCCTTCATTCTTCATTTTGCagaaattaaaacattcaaagaattaatatttcttttaatactcAATCAGTACTCAGTACTATTATCTTTGAATTGAAAATGTAAAGGAGATGTGTcatccaaatccaaatccaaatctaTTCATGCTTCCTAGAATAACTCTGACTAGAACAACAAATCATGTCATACAAACACCTTCACATACtaatcaaacataaatttttgcaaatctcccctacaataattttttcctgaaaatctcCCCTAACCAGcaacatatatatagttatatactaCATGACACAATCAATCCTTAGTAAGTTAATTAGTAATCTTATCATCAAGATCAAAGGCAACAATCCTTAGTAAGGTTAGGGTTTTGAGGTGCGCCACTACCCGCTAGTGCTtgtagaaagaagaagaagaatattagggtttagggtaatGGTAAGTGAAACGTGAATTGTGTAGTCAGTAGTGTGTAAGTGAAACGCAAcacaaaaataagttaaacGCAAATAGTGAAACTGAAACGCAATCCACACCTAATGGGTAATGTCACACGtactaaactaaaaattaaaaaatatatataatatgtaaatatgcGGTTTGGTTTGGATTTTTAGCTAGAAACCGAAACCGAACCAAACCGCTcggtttctataaaaaaaaccaaactaaTCTGAAAACTCGCGGTTTGATTTGGATTTCGGTTTTTTTTTTGCGGTTTTCCGTTTGGGTTGGTTCGGTTTTGAAAACCCCTATTTTTAGTCATGTTTAAAACTTAGAATTAaaccttaaatttattattgttgaaaaattatgataaaataaaaaaatttgtatttttttataatttttttacattttttaatgtaaaacagGGTTTTCGCATGTCTCCGCGGGGAGTCAGGGAACAGGGACGAAGAGCAGGGTAAGGTTCGAGAACGGGGAGCGGGGGATACTCCCCGCCCCCGCCCGGGTGCCATGCCTAGTATCACCTACCGGATTCACGTGTTCCTTAGTTAGAATTAGAAACAACAATGAGTTATAAGATTATAAGATTGGttgagtaataaaaaataaaaagagaggaaagttcaggaatttaattttttgttaaaaaaattaacaattaacaattaatattgattaataaaaaaataatcatttttatatttgataagaTTGAAACTCGAAACCaaaatttttacttttcagTATAAGCCATATCAGTCCAACAaggaaaattacataaattcaaTTATTCAAACAGCATTTACTCAACTCTGCATACCCTTCTTTCTGTCTTTATCTCCTCATGTATATTCCCACTGCCACatctgcattttttttgtttcttatacaCGTGAAAATTCACTATATTATTCCCATCCTGTCCTTGTCGTCGTACCTGTGAATCTAACATAGGACTTTGTTGCTAATGTTTGCGATATTGACACATCAAACTCGAATACCAATCTCATGTTAACTGACTCAACCCCATTTCCACCATTTTTCTGTTTACAAATCTTTAATCACTTCAACACAAAtcacacttttgtttttcaatagcCTCCACTAAAAATATGTTacaaagtttttgaaaaaatgtcatTATTTGATGTTAAAaagttgataaaaataatataaagaacTCCGTATATCGTTTTTTACCTTGGATTCAATCAAGAAAACCTTAATTTTACGATAAAACTTTTGTGAACTTATAATACAAAACCATAGTACCTAGTACTcgaaatttttaatgtatatatacTCTCGGTGAATTACACCAAAATTAACCAGAGAAAGAAATAACAGATAAAAACACAGATAGATGTTCTGTCATATTGTACTCAGTGGCGGAGccagaaaaattataaagcctgggcaaaaatttaaagatagcaAATTCACATTgtatataatatgtaaatagtaatcaatcaaaataaaagagactCGTCATTTTGTCAACAAgaatatagtttaaaataaaagagataaacataATCTTACAATAGCGggttaaataaaattacgaGGCAAGTGTCCTTTCCGAGACTTCTTTGCGGTAAATGTTCGaataatatcaatatcatcaaGCGACTTGAATATCTCCCGCTCGATGTAACATACCATCAAGTCATTGAACCACACATCGTTGATCTTATTGCGCAATTTAGACTTGATAATCTTCATTGCTGAAAAAGCTCTTTCAACGGATGCTGTCGACACCGGCAATATCAAAGCTAGCTCAATAAGTTTATAAACCAATGGAAATACCAAATGTTTCTCAGTTTGAACCATCTTCATAGCCAAACTTTGAACATCTTCGCAAGTGGAAAAAGAAGCATTTCTTCTCACTTGAAGCACATAAGTTTCAAGTTGATCCCTAATTGTTCCTCGGTCATCATCAGAAAAGTCTGCATGATAAATATCAGCAAGACGAGCAAGCTTATCAACATCAAACTTGGAGAAAGAGTTCTTGGGGTCAAGACATGAGAAGCAATCAAGTATAATGTTACTTCCTTCACTAAAGCGGTGATCTATCTCCACACATATTTTATCAATAGCAACATAAAAAATCTTTGCACGGTAATGATGAAGATTAGTGATAGTCCTCCCTTCTGCTCTTGAACGACCCCGAACCGGTATTTCGTCATCCATATTTGGTACCGGAATACTTTTAGCTACACAAAATCCTTGGACATcggcaaaaaaattattccagcCACTCTCTCTCATTGTGCCCAACCGAGCTTTGACAACATCAACTAATTCCATGGCATTCACAATATTAAGATCTTTTCTTTGCAATACATTTGAAAGCTCGTTTGTGATACCAAACAACTTTAACATTAACctcaaaataaaagcaaatttAAAGCTCTCCATTTTTTCTATCAAACCTGCTGCTTGAGATGGTCCACGTCCATCTTCATCAACCATACTAAGCACCTTTAACACGAAGGACCACATTTGATCCAAACGAAGCAATGTAGTATGATGTGAACCCCATCTAGTATCCCCGGGTCTAGTGAGACTAGATGATTGGTGTAAGCCCCTTCCTCTAGATATCTCACCACTCtcaagtttatttaaaatatctttgtgTTGTGCCTCTGTCAAAGCATCCCTCCTCTTACAAGATGCACTTGTTGTATTCACAATCAAGGTGATGTACTCAAAGAAATCATGAATAGATGAGCAACTACTAGTAACAGACACAACAACCAATTGCAAACGGTGAGCATAACAATGGACATAGAAAGCATAAGGATTTTCATCtagaatttttctttgcaaaccATTAAATTCACCTCTCATATTTGAAGCTCCATCATATCCTTGCCCTCGTATCCTTGAAATAGATAATGTGTACTTATCAAGAATACCATAAAGAGCATCCTTTAATGACTTAGATGAAGTATCTGTGACATGATGTAGAGCAATAAATCGTTCCACAACAttccctttgtcattcaaaaacctaaaacaaattCAACCAGTTTACTTGGCGGCATAGAGAGTAATAGGTAATGAAAATTGGAAATTGGAAAATACAACTACTAACCTCAACATCACCGCCATTTGCTCTTTGACGGATATATCACGTGACTCGTCAATAAGCACGGAGAATTGTCTATCACCAAGCTCTTCCATAATCACCTTGGTAACTTCATGTGCACAACACGTTGCAAGCTCCTTTTGAATGTCACCGCAAGTCATTTTGCAATTTTTTCCACCACGGTCAAAAGCATCCCTCACTTGTTCATTCTGAGATTTTACCCAATCTACCATCTCTCTAAAATTGCCCTTATTTAGCGAAGTAGAGGATTCATCATGGCCACGGAAAGCCATGCCTTGTGCTATGAGATATCTTGAACAATCTAAAGAACAAGTCAAACGAATCTTATACAATTCTTCTGATTCCTTGGTTGCTTTAGCAAACTTACTTGTCACACTTTGTCTTTGATTATTATAATCATTGTAGTGCTTGACACATGAGTTGTGCAAACTATTATGACTACCAACATGACCTTTCAAGCCTTGAGATGCATGCTTCCAATCTCTATATCCGCTTTTAGTGAAGACTTCAAAACCAAAGTGCTCGGCCCTCCCGGGTTGCttaaatagaaaacaataaaaacaataagcTGCATCCTTTATCTCACTGTATTCTAACCATGTATAATTCTTATACCATGATTTACTAAATGCTCTTTTAACACTTCCAAATTGAGTACGAGGAAAGTTTGACAAATCTGGTTGCATTGGACCCTTCAATATATATGCCCTCCTCACTTGGTCTTGAATATCCGGAGCATACTCATTAATTTGTTTCCTACGACCTGGATCACGCACAATCTCATTTGGATTAAACTCATTAACCACATTATTAAGTGGTGGTTCTAATTCAGCTTCCGGTTGCACAACATTCACATTCTCAATATTTTCTCTATCAACCAAAAATCTCCTCATATctgaaataaagataaaatagttaCAAAATTGTAGCAAAGAAAATTTTAGTGTTTGCAATTGATATATTAGAAAACTCTTTTGCAAATTGCAACCATGTATGTAGTGCAACACAAAAGaccaaaaagaaattattaacttAAGCAATCAAAAGTCTTTTCCTCTAAGCTTTTTTCCATAttagaaaagcaaaaaaaaaagggaataaaatatgactttttcttcttcaataaaCGTGCTCTTAGtggggaagaaaaagaaaaagtgtccACTATGACTCTATGAGTTCACTGTTCACActtgaaaaatggaagaaaaattaaagaacacgGAAGTAtcacaacaaacaaaaacactTTCCATCttaatcacttttatttttcctaactTACCTTACCTGCGGCTGCTATGGGATTATGGAAGAGAAGACGGCGACGACGGCGCGGAGAGGAGGAAATAGAAGGAGTCGGCGATGGAGGGAAGAGAAGACACAGAGGAGAGGAGGAGGGAGGCGGCGGCGACGGAGGGAGTTGGAGGAACTGCCCACTGCTGGATTCGGAGAGACGGAAACTTTCcgtttcctttttcctttttcctctttctttttttttaaattttatttgttttttaagactaataaaaaaatattgggcTTGTAACCAAAAAAAATGCCTAGCTGAGCCCGGGCATATGCCCCTGCTGGCCGCATGGTAGAACCGCCACTGATTGTACTGTTGATGAAGAGATGGATGAAGAGATGGAAAAATTCGtgaatatataaatacaaaacCGCAAAGTCCCTACTGTTCAAAATTCTTGTATACTCTCATTGCATCACATCAAATTAACCATATGGAAACAAATGAAAGTTCAAAGCAGAGTTAAATGTACTGACAGATTAAAATTGAGGTGAAATATAAACCATTGAATGTATTGTACTCATGGTACTTAAAGCGTATAAACAAAATCTAACGTAACAAGGTGGAAAAATTGACCACTCCTCCGTTGAATACTACAAATATAATTGAAAGTTAGAATCACAGTACTCTAGACTTACTTTTCAGGCTTCATGTGTCAAAAGATAAATGCTTCATACAAAACAGAGAATGGAGGGATaaaaagaagcatgataaaCACAAATGTTTGTCACGGAGGTTAAAGGTTTTACAATGTCTATAAACAGTTACTAAAGAGCAGTGAAGCACCACCTGAAACAATTATTAAACAAGGGGCCAAAATGCCTGGTGAAATCATGAGCTAGAGATAATCACATTCACACCTGAAAAGCTAGGATAAACAAGATGGGATAATACAAGATAGtagaacaaaaaaatcaaaagacaaaaaatcGAATGCCACTATCTACTTTTCATTATGGAATTGCAAACTGAAGCAC includes these proteins:
- the LOC100800391 gene encoding zinc finger MYM-type protein 1 isoform X1, whose product is MRRFLVDRENIENVNVVQPEAELEPPLNNVVNEFNPNEIVRDPGRRKQINEYAPDIQDQVRRAYILKGPMQPDLSNFPRTQFGSVKRAFSKSWYKNYTWLEYSEIKDAAYCFYCFLFKQPGRAEHFGFEVFTKSGYRDWKHASQGLKGHVGSHNSLHNSCVKHYNDYNNQRQSVTSKFAKATKESEELYKIRLTCSLDCSRYLIAQGMAFRGHDESSTSLNKGNFREMVDWVKSQNEQVRDAFDRGGKNCKMTCGDIQKELATCCAHEVTKVIMEELGDRQFSVLIDESRDISVKEQMAVMLRFLNDKGNVVERFIALHHVTDTSSKSLKDALYGILDKYTLSISRIRGQGYDGASNMRGEFNGLQRKILDENPYAFYVHCYAHRLQLVVVSVTSSCSSIHDFFEYITLIVNTTSASCKRRDALTEAQHKDILNKLESGEISRGRGLHQSSSLTRPGDTRWGSHHTTLLRLDQMWSFVLKVLSMVDEDGRGPSQAAGLIEKMESFKFAFILRLMLKLFGITNELSNVLQRKDLNIVNAMELVDVVKARLGTMRESGWNNFFADVQGFCVAKSIPVPNMDDEIPVRGRSRAEGRTITNLHHYRAKIFYVAIDKICVEIDHRFSEGSNIILDCFSCLDPKNSFSKFDVDKLARLADIYHADFSDDDRGTIRDQLETYVLQVRRNASFSTCEDVQSLAMKMVQTEKHLVFPLVYKLIELALILPVSTASVERAFSAMKIIKSKLRNKINDVWFNDLMVCYIEREIFKSLDDIDIIRTFTAKKSRKGHLPRNFI
- the LOC100800391 gene encoding zinc finger MYM-type protein 1 isoform X2, whose product is MQPGRAEHFGFEVFTKSGYRDWKHASQGLKGHVGSHNSLHNSCVKHYNDYNNQRQSVTSKFAKATKESEELYKIRLTCSLDCSRYLIAQGMAFRGHDESSTSLNKGNFREMVDWVKSQNEQVRDAFDRGGKNCKMTCGDIQKELATCCAHEVTKVIMEELGDRQFSVLIDESRDISVKEQMAVMLRFLNDKGNVVERFIALHHVTDTSSKSLKDALYGILDKYTLSISRIRGQGYDGASNMRGEFNGLQRKILDENPYAFYVHCYAHRLQLVVVSVTSSCSSIHDFFEYITLIVNTTSASCKRRDALTEAQHKDILNKLESGEISRGRGLHQSSSLTRPGDTRWGSHHTTLLRLDQMWSFVLKVLSMVDEDGRGPSQAAGLIEKMESFKFAFILRLMLKLFGITNELSNVLQRKDLNIVNAMELVDVVKARLGTMRESGWNNFFADVQGFCVAKSIPVPNMDDEIPVRGRSRAEGRTITNLHHYRAKIFYVAIDKICVEIDHRFSEGSNIILDCFSCLDPKNSFSKFDVDKLARLADIYHADFSDDDRGTIRDQLETYVLQVRRNASFSTCEDVQSLAMKMVQTEKHLVFPLVYKLIELALILPVSTASVERAFSAMKIIKSKLRNKINDVWFNDLMVCYIEREIFKSLDDIDIIRTFTAKKSRKGHLPRNFI